Proteins encoded together in one Ogataea parapolymorpha DL-1 chromosome III, whole genome shotgun sequence window:
- a CDS encoding separase, translating to MSLNLEELEQVLLSHLKSPEVREPQRQALAPRAALKAREPNVQPIVQDPVDLAVGFINEIVGETRSFGAQRLDSSILRTIVLCLEAVEKTDPILHISKTLEACKVFISSGMLAESRFLLEHLFCLKTHKQNPSLEDLIGGYEFADFGPRLDAEYIMVVLELILALRVHNISTRFPDTIIEKTSPLIPSLDRQQRLKFFTLLSQFCTVEQTAESLKLRYYALMHIEDVDTEFILATILHFERVCDASVYSSTADMFYNLCSSWAQSQQSFRLLEFLIHKYRQLKPASCTLRWEAMICQQVVPTALDDHISYLLTTLDISDTNDRRILHKALELERPIANESFFAANVCRVIKGLDFNLKPDQQLVLALLEFSKNLAPSLNVYDMTTIMLKDLDPLVHSGFEIKVLTLMTEVLKHQNQPKRLRNFSNLLFHFGGKLLTKHETEALRCWHKCLDVEDILVEQNTDEFGQLKNKVERMLNMLIETKKYTQSYDIIMHVLQSFEQLHLGWQVEKYQDELTNTFGVLFKLVARMIVRMDSKLPVKILGMCDKTRAFVTIELIKILTAMKPSRRDQISALIVQVKNELQDNGLFLYFLSSISMIIEFGLALKSIEALNFETNSVMSGYRDIIVCHIYLLQCCAQMDEALLMKSLAAALSWAKTKRAKVSVYEMEVLTMVVRVLNYSDLTDYASYLLEVARQNADFGDSDLRLKIEAASLKLQLNLPDEALKLLGEKTPTNALEAVRYKMLKTECHLLLKYDTAREECTELLSLFKNEQLQLSKQSSKLNVSSLLMLAARVSMLMSLFHREKNKIESVLNLKQSIRVLQSVMKNFLVTDGSSIEIDLCHKNTLKMQFVSSMLQAYSSLAAMMLELGLAKDFEYYEAELEKVLTHQSCVVLKSKYFFKLAKYHVYKNDLSGAKELLEKGTRCAQQMQFESFQVEFEKLTAYELFYQTADCNDVHAIRDKVDLFFRLLAEHEVDGGKFYQQVVYELKVGRSLVNEKEFIAFLRMFLPLNGKEKTSMVETAVTKIKEMIFQTVNQDLENIFAGDSVVVMKEGVMDNLYAACLRECAKFVNEPRLVSEDVSKGAISVLLASGTSSRTDLDSLLLRNELMRYESIEYDRELNLAVESTRQLVPLVCQPDYQVSATQTHNLPSVLPSNWVTVCLDLDMNSGCLLLTRYGPKQDPVFIKLPLERHLIGRHASFGSAVQELEAIIQESDRTTRIEVTSLVKTRADRANWWAQRKSLDRRLKQLLWEIDSHWFGCFKGVFGRLVFENAVVEETRVSLKRILSKQVGHSIELGTFETELILQLDLDLETATSDVEDWFQHIQISDEADYGRLFLAIEPELRRIRPVSTVDHTVLVVSPECVKLPWESVPFLRNRSVSRMPSIKMLVDVLIEQEKHLNLGISAATGYYVINPGGDLKRTETNFTEMFAGRCGWEGIIGSRPSEEQISQGLQKDLYVYVGHGGGEQYIRSKTVKSMEKLPPVLLLGCSSGKLKTQGVFKPHGTVYNYLMGGSPMVVANLWDVTDKDIDKFTLHMFEKWGFSGPSGCDIGHSIAQSRDVCVLPYLNGAAPVLYGLPFKIRNEL from the coding sequence ATGTCGTTAAACttggaagagcttgagcaaGTTCTTTTAAGCCATCTTAAGTCGCCAGAGGTCCGAGAACCGCAGCGGCAGGCCCTGGCTCCACGGGCCGCCCTGAAAGCCCGCGAACCAAACGTCCAGCCCATCGTGCAGGACCCCGTGGACCTTGCTGTTGGGTTCATCAACGAAATAGTCGGCGAGACGCGCTCCTTTGGCGCACAGAGGCTCGACAGCTCTATTTTGCGAACCATAGTGCTTTGTCTGGAGGCAGTAGAAAAAACCGATCCTATTTTACATATTAGCAAGACCCTGGAGGCCTGCAAGGTGTTTATTTCGTCGGGAATGCTTGCCGAGTCACGCTTTCTGCTAGAGCATCTGTTCTGTCTGAAAACACATAAGCAGAATCCGtctttggaagatctgATAGGAGGCTATGAGTTTGCAGATTTTGGCCCAAGGTTGGACGCTGAATACATTATGGTGGTTCTGGAGCTGATATTAGCCTTGAGAGTGCATAATATTTCAACGCGTTTTCCGGATACGATCATTGAGAAAACATCGCCATTGATACCATCACTTGACAGACAACAACGTCTCAAATTCTTTACTCTTCTTTCCCAGTTTTGCACCGTCGAACAGACCGCAGAGTCCCTAAAGTTGCGCTACTACGCTCTCATGCACATAGAAGATGTCGACACAGAGTTTATACTGGCCACAATCTTGcattttgaaagagtttgTGATGCATCAGTTTATTCCAGCACGGCCGACATGTTTTACAATTTGTGCTCCTCGTGGGCTCAAAGCCAGCAATCCTTTCGTCTGTTGGAATTTCTCATCCACAAATACCGTCAACTGAAACCTGCGTCTTGTACGTTGCGATGGGAAGCAATGATATGTCAGCAAGTTGTGCCGACCGCTCTTGACGACCATATCTCGTATTTATTGACCACGCTTGACATTTCCGACACCAACGACCGCCGAATTCTACACAAAGCACTGGAATTGGAAAGACCGATAGCTAACGAATCGTTCTTTGCCGCCAATGTTTGTCGAGTAATTAAAGGACTTGACTTCAATTTGAAACCAgaccagcagcttgttcttgCACTATTGGAGTTTTCTAAAAACCTGGCTCCGTCTTTAAACGTGTACGATATGACGACTATCATGCTTAAAGACCTGGACCCACTGGTGCACTCTGGATTTGAGATCAAGGTGCTTACCTTGATGACGGAGGTGCTAAAGCACCAAAATCAGCCAAAGAGACTACGCAActtctcaaacttgctTTTCCACTTTGGCGGCAAGCTCTTGACTAAACACGAGACTGAAGCTCTTAGATGTTGGCACAAGTGTCTGGATGTCGAAGATattcttgttgagcagaaCACTGACGAGTTTGGacagctgaaaaataaagtaGAACGTATGCTAAACATGCTGATCGAGACCAAAAAATACACTCAATCATACGACATAATCATGCACGTGCTTCAGTCGTTTGAACAGCTCCACCTGGGCTGGCAGGTCGAAAAGTATCAGGATGAGCTGACAAATACGTTTGGCGTTTTATTTAAGCTGGTCGCCAGGATGATCGTTCGTATGGACTCCAAGCTGCCGGTTAAAATTCTTGGTATGTGTGATAAAACGCGAGCATTTGTCACaatcgagctgatcaagatTCTTACTGCCATGAAACCTTCGAGACGAGACCAGATTTCAGCCCTGATAGTCCAGGTGAAAAATGAGTTGCAGGACAACGGACTctttctgtattttctcTCATCCATTTCGATGATTATTGAGTTTGGGCTGGCCCTTAAGTCCATTGAGGCTTTGAACTTTGAAACAAACTCGGTTATGAGCGGATACCGTGACATAATTGTATGTCACATATATTTATTGCAATGTTGCGCCCAGATGGACGAAGCGTTGCTCATGAAATCACTCGCGGCCGCTTTGTCGTGGGCCAAGACCAAGCGTGCAAAAGTCTCGGTCTATGAGATGGAAGTGCTTACAATGGTGGTCCGTGTTCTCAATTATTCCGATCTTACAGATTACGCTAGCTATTTGTTGGAGGTTGCAAGACAAAATGCTGATTTCGGTGACTCGGACCTGAGATTAAAAATAGAGGCTGCATCTTTGAAATTGCAGCTAAATCTTCCAGACGAAGCTCTAAAACTTCTAGGCGAAAAAACGCCCACCAATGCCCTGGAAGCCGTGAGGTACAAAATGTTGAAGACTGAATGTCATCTATTATTGAAATACGATACGGCCCGGGAGGAATGTACTGAATTGCTCTCACtcttcaaaaatgagcagctccagctgtCCAAGCAGTCTAGCAAGCTCAACGTCAGCAGCCTTCTAATGTTGGCTGCGCGCGTGTCGATGCTGATGTCTCTTTTCCATCGcgagaaaaataaaattgaGAGTGTGCTGAATCTTAAGCAGAGCATCAGGGTGCTTCAGTCTGTGATGAAGAACTTTCTGGTTACCGATGGGAGCTCGATAGAAATCGACCTTTGTCACAAGAATACGCTCAAAATGCAGTTTGTATCGTCAATGCTGCAGGCTTATAGCTCCCTGGCAGCCATGATGCTGGAATTGGGGCTAGCCAAAGACTTCGAGTACTACGAGGCCGAGCTTGAGAAGGTTCTTACGCACCAGTCGTGCGTGGTACTCAAGTCCAAGTATTTCTTCAAGCTGGCCAAATACCATGTTTACAAGAACGATCTCTCAGGAGCAAAAGAATTACTAGAAAAAGGCACTCGATGTGCGCAACAAATGCAATTCGAGTCGTTCCAGgtcgagtttgagaagctAACCGCATATGAGCTGTTTTATCAAACGGCCGATTGCAACGACGTCCACGCGATCCGCGACAAAGTGGATCTTTTTTTCCGTCTTCTTGCAGAGCACGAAGTCGACGGTGGCAAGTTTTACCAACAGGTGGTGTACGAGCTCAAAGTTGGCCGCTCATTGGTCAACGAAAAAGAGTTTATTGCATTTCTGCGCATGTTTCTGCCTTTGAACGGCAAGGAGAAGACCAGCATGGTGGAAACTGCGGTCACCAAAATTAAGGAAATGATATTTCAGACGGTCAACCAGGACCTCGAAAATATTTTCGCAGGCGACTCCGTGGTTGTCATGAAAGAAGGCGTGATGGACAACTTATACGCTGCCTGTCTCCGGGAATGCGCAAAGTTTGTGAACGAGCCTAGATTGGTTAGCGAGGATGTATCCAAAGGAGCTATTTCTGTGCTTCTTGCTAGTGGAACCAGTTCGCGCACTGATTTGGATTCACTGTTGTTGCGGAACGAGTTGATGCGCTACGAGTCCATTGAGTATGACCGAGAATTGAACCTGGCTGTCGAAAGCACGCGACAACTCGTGCCGCTCGTATGCCAGCCCGACTACCAAGTCTCTGCTACGCAAACGCACAATCTTCCCTCTGTTCTTCCATCAAACTGGGTCACCGTGTGCTTGGATCTTGATATGAACAGCGGGTGTCTGCTTCTTACTCGGTATGGCCCGAAGCAAGATCCGGTATTTATCAAGCTTCCTCTGGAAAGACATCTCATTGGCCGGCACGCGTCCTTTGGATCCGCAGTCCAGGAGCTAGAGGCTATAATCCAAGAAAGTGACCGCACCACCAGAATCGAGGTCACCTCGCTGGTAAAAACCAGAGCTGACCGTGCTAATTGGTGGGCCCAGCGCAAATCGCTTGACAGAAGATTGAAACAGCTCTTATGGGAGATAGACAGTCACTGGTTTGGCTGTTTCAAAGGAGTTTTTGGCCGTTTAGTTTTTGAGAACGCTGTGGTGGAAGAGACTCGTGTCTCTCTTAAACGTATACTGAGCAAACAAGTTGGTCATTCTATTGAACTTGGAACGTTTGAGACAGAACTGAtcctccagctcgatcTGGACTTGGAAACAGCTACATCGGACGTGGAAGACTGGTTCCAGCATATCCAGATCTCCGACGAGGCAGATTACGGTCGACTTTTTTTGGCTATCGAGCCAGAGCTCCGTCGGATACGTCCTGTATCTACGGTGGATCATACCGTGCTCGTTGTTTCTCCTGAATGTGTGAAGTTACCGTGGGAATCTGTGCCGTTCCTTCGAAACAGATCTGTGTCGCGAATGCCATCTATAAAGATGCTTGTGGATGTTCTGATTGAGCAAGAGAAGCATCTCAATCTTGGCATCTCTGCTGCAACGGGCTACTACGTGATCAATCCCGGTGGAGACCTCAAAAGAACAGAAACCAATTTTACGGAGATGTTTGCTGGCCGTTGCGGCTGGGAAGGGATTATTGGAAGCCGCCCCAGCGAGGAGCAGATTTCCCAGGGTCTTCAGAAAGATTTATATGTTTATGTGGGCCACGGCGGCGGAGAACAGTATATTCGCTCGAAAACCGTCAAGAGCATGGAAAAGTTGCCTCCAGTGCTGCTTTTAGGGTGTTCCTCGGGGAAACTAAAGACCCAAGGTGTTTTCAAGCCGCACGGGACTGTCTACAACTACCTGATGGGTGGAAGTCCAATGGTGGTCGCAAACCTCTGGGATGTAACCGACAAGGATATTGACAAGTTTACTCTCCATATGTTTGAGAAATGGGGATTTTCAGGTCCGTCGGGCTGTGATATTGGTCATAGCATTGCGCAGAGCCGGGACGTATGTGTTCTTCCGTATTTGAACGGCGCTGCTCCTGTGCTATATGGGCTTCCGTTCAAAATACGTAATGAGTTATGA
- a CDS encoding Serine hydroxymethyltransferase, mitochondrial, giving the protein MLRQFRQFPRLCTQVRHYALSPEAKNLISKNLEEVDAEMYDILQKEKARQKNSITLIPSENFTSRAVMDILGSEMQNKYSEGYPGERYYGGNEFIDMAESLCQQRALKAFGLDPAQWGVNVQPLSGAPANLYAYSAVLEVGDRLMGLDLPHGGHLSHGYQTASTKISYISKYFQTMPYRLDEKTGLIDYDTLEKTAVLFRPKVIVAGASAYARVVDYARMKQIADKVGAYLMSDMAHISGLVAAGVTDSPFPYSDIVTTTTHKSLRGPRGAMIFFRKGIRKVTKKGKEIPYELEKKINFSVFPAHQGGPHNHTISALSVALKQAMTPEYKQYQADVVSNAAYFAQALQEKGLDLVSGGTDTHLILIDLRSKGIDGARVEAVLERANIAANKNTVPGDISALFPSGLRVGTPAMTTRGFLKPEFAKVADFIEEAIKIAIDLKAKETGASPKEKLADFKRLASESDAVKQLGAKVQEFVSQYPVPGEQ; this is encoded by the exons atgCTCAGACAATTCAGACAATTCCCAAGACTGTGCACGCAGGTTCGG CATTACGCCCTTTCTCCCGAGGCCAAGAACCTCATCTCGAAAAACCTCGAGGAGGTCGACGCTGAAATGTACGACATTCTGCAGAAGGAAAAGGCCAGACAGAAGAACTCCATCACGCTGATCCCGTCCGAGAACTTCACTTCGCGGGCCGTGATGGACATTCTGGGCTCGGAAATGCAGAACAAGTATTCCGAAGGATACCCTGGCGAGAGATACTACGGAGGTAACGAATTTATCGACATGGCCGAGAGTCTGTGCCAACAAAGAGCCTTGAAGGCGTTTGGTCTCGACCCTGCTCAATGGGGTGTCAACGTCCAGCCTCTGTCTGGAGCCCCAGCCAATCTGTACGCCTACTCGGCGGTGCTCGAGGTCGGCGACAGACTGATGGGACTGGACCTGCCTCATGGAGGCCACTTGTCTCACGGCTACCAGACGGCTTCGACTAAGATTTCGTACATCTCCAAATACTTCCAGACGATGCCATACAGATTGGACGAGAAGACCGGTCTGATTGACTACGACACCCTCGAGAAGACGGCCGTGCTGTTCAGACCCAAGGTGATTGTGGCTGGTGCATCTGCATACGCCAGAGTCGTCGACTACGCCAGAATGAAGCAGATTGCCGACAAGGTTGGCGCATACCTGATGTCCGACATGGCACACATCTCGGGTCTTGTGGCCGCCGGCGTCACCGATTCGCCATTCCCATACTCCGACATTgtcaccaccaccaccCACAAGTCTCTCAGAGGACCAAGAGGTGccatgattttcttcagaaaGGGCATCAGAAAGGTCACTAAGAAGGGCAAGGAGATCCCGTacgagctcgaaaagaagatcaactTTTCGGTGTTCCCTGCCCATCAGGGAGGTCCTCACAACCACACCATCTCTGCTCTGTCTGTGGCTCTGAAACAGGCCATGACGCCAGAGTACAAGCAATACCAGGCCGATGTCGTCTCTAACGCCGCCTACTTTGCCCAGGCGCTGCAAGAAAAGGGCCTGGACCTGGTTTCTGGCGGAACCGACACCCATCTGATTTTGATCGACCTGCGCTCCAAGGGCATCGACGGAGCCAGAGTCGAGGCTGTTCTCGAGAGAGCCAACATTGCTGCCAACAAAAATACCGTGCCAGGCGACATCTCGGCTTTATTCCCATCCGGACTGAGAGTCGGCACCCCAGCCATGACCACCAGAGGCTTCCTGAAGCCGGAGTTTGCCAAGGTGGCAGACTTTATTGAGGAAGCCATCAAGATCGCTATTGATCTTAAGGCTAAGGAGACCGGAGCCTCTCCTAAGGAGAAACTTGCAGACTTCAAGCGTCTGGCCAGCGAGAGTGATGCCGTCAAGCAGCTCGGCGCCAAGGTCCAGGAGTTTGTGTCCCAGTATCCAGTTCCAGGCGAACAGTAG
- a CDS encoding COP9 signalosome complex subunit 2 gives MSDWDDDMYDDEEEELSFEEDDAQESVDESATDMESRYFWGKELRQDEKLEEALQVFQENIDKNDNPEYVFKSTKQAVKVSIELGDSAKIMRYLDLFFKQLPQMGVSYGDASFSKMLHRFDHPIPGCSSELQKQVYDKFSAYLRASNSSNERLVIRVELGRAGALLAEQNYSEAHLLLQRLENSVTASSEAIKSTYLLEVLALEMVIASHGEINVEELSRLTKMANKLGSSIPQSRIVGIVKECSGLVAMFDEDFQTANHCFQESFRGFNECGDDRRVDVLMKYIISNLLSESEIDPFQSGDFQGFDDVPEIVKLMELYRYVQETDIAKYNALLNDDEEFKKLMQGNLLAQFIPFVTELVHVRFVLEYLQLFKRVSFRKLQEKLKIQESDLEVMLLKLYGEGKISNYKLDMVAKTVEFCGGSVLDPHIRPIDVLERLQLFQKDKLNVSSDDFGTDSQERLQELLSTKFHKDPVPNSPTIHTELPSSTIISKEVLEPLISTPRSFESSEELFKELGHYLEYIKSAIPSKAPIKCSIIERVRIDSQNQEREKISQIDEIGNTDHDHLIPEVVQFTMMENLDVSDREQPAQEISEEELKDRKLTSLYELVCELSRYYDSVKRNFSEGLCANRNFGGEVSE, from the coding sequence ATGTCAGACTGGGATGATGACATGTatgacgacgaggaggaagagctcTCGTTTGAGGAAGACGATGCTCAGGAAAGTGTTGATGAGTCCGCAACCGACATGGAGAGCCGGTATTTCTGGGGGAAGGAGTTGCGGCAGGACGAGAAGCTAGAGGAAGCCCTTCAGGTCTTCCAGGAAAACATAGACAAAAACGATAACCCGGAGTATGTGTTCAAGTCGACGAAACAGGCGGTCAAGGTGAGCATTGAGCTGGGGGATTCGGCCAAGATTATGCGGTATTTGGACCTGTTCTTCAAACAACTACCGCAGATGGGTGTGTCTTACGGGGATGCGTCGTTTTCGAAGATGCTGCACAGATTTGACCATCCGATCCCGGGATGCTCGTCggagctccagaaacaggtCTACGACAAGTTTTCGGCATATCTGAGAGCCAGCAACTCCAGCAACGAGCGGTTGGTTATACGAGTTGAATTGGGGCGCGCAGGCGCGCTGCTGGCGGAACAAAATTACAGCGAGGCCCATTTGCTGCTACAGAGACTTGAGAATTCCGTCACAGCCTCATCGGAAGCAATTAAAAGCACATATTTGCTGGAAGTTCTTGCCCTGGAAATGGTGATTGCGAGCCATGGCGAGATCAACGTCGAGGAGCTCTCGAGACTGACGAAAATGGCCAATAAATTGGGCTCGAGCATCCCGCAATCACGCATCGTGGGCATTGTCAAGGAATGCTCCGGCCTCGTAGCTATGTTCGACGAAGACTTCCAAACAGCCAACCACTGCTTCCAGGAAAGCTTCCGTGGTTTCAACGAGTGTggcgacgatcgacgcgtcgacgTGCTGATGAAGTACATTATCAGCAACCTGCTGAGCGAGAGCGAGATCGACCCGTTCCAGTCGGGCGACTTCCAAGGTTTCGACGACGTTCCGGAAATTGTGAAGTTGATGGAGCTGTATCGGTACGTTCAGGAGACCGATATTGCCAAGTACAACGCACTTttgaacgacgacgaggaattCAAGAAACTGATGCAGGGTAACCTTCTGGCGCAGTTCATACCGTTTGTCACCGAGCTGGTTCATGTGCGATTTGTTCTGGAGTATCTGCAGCTATTCAAACGTGTCAGTTTCCGCAAATTGCAGGAGAAACTCAAAATACAAGAGTCGGACCTTGAGGTGATGCTACTAAAGCTATATGGAGAGGGAAAAATTAGCAACTACAAGCTCGACATGGTGGCCAAGACAGTTGAGTTTTGCGGTGGCTCTGTTTTGGATCCGCATATTAGGCCCATAGACGTTCTTGAGCGTCTGCAGCTGTTCCAAAAAGACAAACTCAACGTTTCGAGTGACGATTTTGGCACAGATTCTCAGGAGCGACTACAGGAACTCTTGTCTACGAAATTTCACAAGGATCCTGTGCCGAACTCGCCGACAATACACACAGAACTGCCCAGCTCGACGATAATATCGAAAGAAGTGCTGGAGCCATTAATTAGCACTCCTCGTTCTTTTGAGTCTTCTGAGgagctgttcaaggagCTTGGACATTATCTGGAGTATATTAAGTCTGCCATCCCGTCCAAAGCTCCCATCAAATGCTCTATCATCGAGAGAGTCAGAATAGACAGCCAGAACCAGGAGCGGGAAAAAATCAGTCAGATTGACGAGATTGGCAACACGGATCATGACCACCTGATACCCGAAGTTGTGCAGTTCACGATGATGGAGAACCTGGACGTGAGCGACAGAGAACAGCCGGCACAAGAGATTTCGGAAGAGGAGCTAAAGGACAGAAAATTGACGAGTCTTTATGAGCTTGTTTGTGAGCTGTCTCGCTACTACGACAGCGTCAAGCgtaatttttcagaaggGCTCTGTGCTAATCGCAACTTTGGCGGAGAGGTGAGCGAGTGA
- a CDS encoding 60S ribosomal subunit assembly/export protein LOC1: protein MVPKKQTKAAKRRSTQNQKREVEPEVRQDSLARNMLASQPKLTPKSEKRQVKKSQLKKELRIAKLYGKKKEKVYDEKELDIPVLNKAIQPGVLKKRGKKGKKFVADNDSITLNRLIRQINDEKDLENESKLEKAKRLEEIRELRRQEMERKEQEKKMKVEDKKEEIKLKAATARSIRRKNAKLAKKEILKPDSKKSVSFA, encoded by the coding sequence ATGGttccaaagaagcagaCGAAGGCTGCAAAGCGGCGTAGCACACAGAACCAGAAGCGTGAGGTTGAGCCAGAAGTGAGGCAGGACTCACTGGCTCGCAACATGCTGGCTTCACAGCCAAAGCTGACGCCAAAGAGCGAGAAGAGACAAGTTAAGAAGAGCCAGCTAAAGAAAGAGCTCCGAATCGCCAAGCTGTAcgggaaaaagaaggaaaaggtGTACGATGAGAAAGAGCTAGACATTCCTGTGCTAAACAAGGCGATCCAGCCGGGggttttgaagaagagaggcaagaagggcaagaaGTTTGTCGCTGACAACGACTCCATCACGCTCAACAGACTGATTCGCCAgatcaacgacgagaaaGACCTTGAGAACGAGTCGAAGCTCGAGAAGGCCAAGAGACTCGAGGAGATCAGGGAGCTGAGAAGACAGGAGATGGAGCGCAAGGAAcaggagaaaaagatgaAGGTggaggacaagaaggaggagatcaagcTCAAAGCAGCCACGGCGCGGTCTATCAGACGCAAGAACGCCAAGTTGGCTAAGAAGGAGATTCTCAAGCCGGACAGCAAGAAGAGCGTTTCATTTGCATGA
- a CDS encoding Delta(14)-sterol reductase: MLNPFTVHKDFFGFPGALILTFSLPLVVVFLYAACNERYVVEGCNLQINTIRSLFAEQLTKETFFNAKCWIAYLVWFFGLALLDLIVPGYYKKGTTLRDGTHLTYLINGKELSLLLCGALAARALYTRGNVPELQFIYDNFLPLMVVSWEFSLILSTFVYLCSYFPLRRPNGAGTYERILAEGGNSKNVVFDWFIGRELNPRIGPWDIKLFCELRPGMLLWLLIDLSCVQKQYLETGTVANSLLFVVAMQSFYIFDGVLNEEGVLSMMDITTDGFGFMLAFGDLCWVPFTYSLQARYLSLRPVHLSSAAFSGVVAIMAIGYYIFHSSNSQKSKFRQGLLPHMKSIKTERGTSLLVEGWWGLSQHINYFGDLLIALSWCLPTGFGTPLTYFYVIYFAFLLLHRQKRDEHKCRTKYGKSWTEYEKLVPYKIVPYVY; this comes from the coding sequence ATGCTCAATCCATTCACCGTCCACAAAGACTTCTTTGGGTTTCCTGGGGCCTTAATTCTGACATTCAGCCTGCCTTTGGTGGTTGTTTTTCTCTATGCGGCGTGCAATGAGCGGTATGTTGTCGAGGGGTGCAATTTGCAGATCAACACGATCAGAAGCTTGTTTGCAGAGCAACTCACCAAGGAAACGTTTTTCAATGCCAAATGCTGGATAGCATACCTGGTCTGGTTTTTCGGTCTTGCATTGCTGGATCTTATTGTTCCTGGCTACTATAAAAAAGGCACAACGTTGCGTGACGGAACACATTTGACGTATCTTATCAACGGCAAGGAACTGAGTCTTTTGCTCTGTGGagctttggcagcaagagCCTTGTACACAAGGGGCAATGTGCCCGAGCTTCAGTTTATTTATGACAATTTTCTGCCCCTAATGGTCGTTTCCTGGGAATTTTCTCTTATTCTCAGCACGTTTGTCTACCTGTGCTCATATTTCCCTCTGAGACGGCCCAATGGCGCAGGAACGTACGAGCGCATTCTTGCGGAGGGTGGAAACTCAAAAAACGTCGTTTTTGACTGGTTTATCGGCAGGGAACTCAACCCCAGAATAGGACCCTGGGACATCAAGCTATTTTGCGAGCTACGGCCAGGAATGCTGCTTTGGCTGCTGATAGACCTCTCGtgcgtccaaaaacagtATTTGGAGACTGGAACGGTGGCTAACTCGCTCTTGTTCGTTGTTGCGATGCAATCCTTCTACATTTTCGACGGTGTGCTCAACGAGGAAGGCGTGCTCTCCATGATGGACATTACCACTGACGGATTCGGTTTCATGCTCGCATTTGGCGATCTTTGCTGGGTCCCGTTCACGTACTCCCTGCAAGCAAGATACCTCTCGCTCAGGCCTGTGCATCTGTCTTCGGCAGCCTTCAGTGGTGTCGTGGCCATCATGGCCATTGGATACTACATTTTCCACTCGTCCAACAGCCAGAAGAGCAAGTTCCGCCAAGGACTACTTCCACACATGAAGAGCATCAAAACAGAACGCGGAACAAGCTTGTTGGTCGAAGGATGGTGGGGACTCTCCCAACATATTAATTATTTTGGAGATTTATTGATTGCATTGAGTTGGTGTCTTCCAACAGGGTTTGGCACGCCATTGACATACTTCTATGTGATATACTTTGCCTTCTTGCTGCTACACCGCCAGAAACGGGATGAGCACAAATGTCGAACCAAATACGGCAAATCCTGGACAGAGTACGAGAAGTTGGTTCCGTACAAGATAGTTCCATATGTATACTGA
- a CDS encoding Phosphoribosylaminoimidazole-succinocarboxamidesynthase: MTVTKTNLDGILPLVARGKVRDIYQVDDNTLLFVATDRISAYDVIMENGIEDKGKILTQLSVFWFNLLSDVIPNHLVASSDEDIFAKLPKQLSEPKYKAQLAGRSLLVKKHKLVPLEAIVRGYITGSAWKEYKKSGTVHGLPVKSGLQESEAFEKPIFTPSTKAEQGQHDENISPEQAAQLVGEKLCAEVAEKAIALYSKARDYALSRGIILADTKFEFGLNEKNELVLVDEVLTPDSSRFWDAKKYELGRSQDSFDKQFLRDWLTSNQLNGKEGVSMTNEIVAKTAAKYKEAYEALTGKTWA; encoded by the coding sequence ATGACTGTGACAAAGACCAATCTCGACGGCATTCTGCCCCTTGTTGCGCGGGGAAAGGTCCGCGATATTTATCAGGTCGATGACAACacgctgctgtttgtggcCACAGACAGAATCTCTGCCTACGATGTGATAATGGAAAATGGGATCGAGGACAAGGGGAAGATTCTCACCCAATTGTCAGTTTTCTGGTTCAACTTGCTCTCTGACGTGATCCCAAACCATTTGGTCGCCTCTTCGGACGAAGACATTTTTGCCAAGCTCCCTAAACAACTGTCGGAGCCTAAATACAAGGCCCAACTTGCTGGCCGCTCGCTCCTTGTGAAAAAGCACAAGCTTGTGCCATTGGAGGCCATTGTCAGAGGATACATTACAGGAAGCGCCTGGAAAGAGTACAAGAAGTCCGGTACAGTGCACGGCTTGCCAGTGAAGTCGGGATTGCAAGAGAGCGAGGCCTTTGAAAAGCCAATTTTCACCCCATCAACCAAAGCTGAACAGGGCCAACATGACGAGAACATCTCTCCAGAGCAAGCTGCGCAGCTTGTGGGCGAGAAACTGTGTGCAGAGGTGGCAGAAAAGGCCATCGCACTGTACTCAAAAGCACGTGACTATGCCCTGTCGCGGGGCATCATCCTTGCCGACACCAAGTTTGAGTTTGGCCTCAACGAGAAGAACGAgcttgttctcgttgacgAGGTGCTTACACCGGACTCGTCGCGGTTCTGGGATGCCAAGAAGTACGAGCTCGGCCGCTCGCAGGACTCCTTTGACAAGCAGTTCCTCCGTGACTGGCTCACCTCGAACCAGCTGAACGGCAAGGAGGGTGTTTCTATGACGAATGAAATTGTTGCAAAGACTGCCGCCAAATACAAAGAGGCTTACGAGGCTCTCACAGGAAAGACCTGGGCATAG